A stretch of the Sulfuritortus calidifontis genome encodes the following:
- a CDS encoding carbamoyltransferase HypF, producing the protein MQTDTGSARARRLTLAGRVQGVGFRPFVYRLAKQLAIKGWVRNVTGQVVVHAEADAAALAAFTAALIDEAPAAARPKLLANDAVAAEGQADFQILDSEAGTPDIHLPPDLFACPDCLRELVDPSDRRHRYPFINCTQCGPRYTLIERLPYDRPNTAMRGFPLCPACRGEYQDPMNRRFHAEPVACPVCGPHLSYVQPNPSPSGRGVGVRATTTGPTGNAASLPLPSLYPRAAGAPPPAGEVTICGDEAALQAAIAALKAGRIVALKGIGGYHLMCDAGNETAVATLRARKKRPAKPFAVLFPPDEEALHRSVTASAAELDFLRSAARPILLLPRRAGSPLADGIAPGLKEIGCLLPYSPLHHLLLAGFGGPLVATSANISGEPVLTDNHEAQARLGQVADGFLHHDRPIVRPADDAVYRPIAGRPRPLRLGRGVAPVELRLPRAVPQPVLALGAHSKNSIALAWGDRAVLSPHIGELGSAKSLDVLALVAADLQDLYQVRAEHLLLDHHPGYGYRPFARGTGLPTSAVWHHEAHASALAWEFPDVANWIVFAWDGVGLGEGDQLHGGEAYVGRPGHWQRAASFRPFRLPGGDQAAREPWRAAAALLWETEQPAPFAPALLKAAWDRGLNSPASTAVGRLFDAAAALTGLCTKASFEAEAPMRLEAAAAASLPPLYALQGAQVGEGRSLPIYGEGRGGEFVELSLTRDAHGLWRSDWSPLLPYLTDTSRPVSARAAGFHLSLAHALLDQAERLRAEHGIGDVGLTGGVFQNRLLTEQVVALLTTAGFRVHLPEQVPVNDAGIALGQIMEWLYG; encoded by the coding sequence GTGCAAACTGACACCGGCAGCGCCCGGGCCCGCCGCCTCACTCTCGCCGGCCGGGTGCAGGGCGTCGGCTTCCGCCCTTTCGTCTACCGCCTGGCAAAACAATTGGCCATCAAGGGCTGGGTGCGCAACGTCACCGGCCAGGTGGTCGTCCACGCCGAGGCCGATGCCGCCGCGCTTGCTGCCTTCACCGCCGCGCTGATCGATGAGGCCCCGGCCGCGGCCCGGCCTAAGCTGCTGGCCAACGACGCGGTCGCCGCCGAAGGCCAGGCGGACTTCCAAATCCTCGACAGCGAGGCCGGCACGCCCGACATCCACCTGCCGCCCGATCTCTTCGCCTGTCCCGATTGCCTGCGCGAACTGGTCGACCCAAGCGATCGCCGCCACCGCTATCCCTTCATCAACTGCACCCAGTGCGGCCCGCGCTACACCCTGATCGAGCGCCTGCCCTACGACCGGCCCAACACCGCCATGCGCGGCTTTCCGCTCTGCCCGGCCTGCCGCGGCGAATACCAAGACCCGATGAACCGCCGCTTCCACGCCGAGCCCGTGGCCTGCCCGGTGTGCGGGCCACATCTGAGTTATGTGCAACCAAACCCCTCTCCCTCCGGGAGAGGGGTAGGGGTGAGGGCGACAACCACTGGCCCAACTGGGAACGCCGCGAGTCTCCCCCTCCCTAGCCTTTATCCTCGCGCAGCGGGGGCTCCTCCGCCTGCAGGGGAGGTAACAATTTGTGGCGACGAGGCCGCCCTGCAGGCTGCCATCGCCGCGCTCAAGGCCGGCCGCATCGTCGCGCTGAAGGGCATCGGCGGTTATCACCTGATGTGCGACGCCGGCAACGAAACCGCCGTCGCCACCCTGCGCGCGCGCAAAAAGCGCCCGGCCAAGCCCTTCGCCGTGCTCTTCCCGCCCGACGAAGAGGCCTTGCATCGCTCGGTGACGGCCAGCGCGGCCGAGCTCGACTTCCTGCGTTCCGCCGCCCGGCCCATCCTGCTTTTGCCCAGGCGCGCCGGCTCGCCGCTCGCCGACGGCATTGCACCCGGCCTCAAGGAAATCGGCTGCCTGCTGCCTTACAGTCCGCTGCACCATCTGCTGCTCGCCGGCTTCGGCGGGCCGCTGGTGGCCACCTCGGCCAACATCAGCGGCGAACCCGTGCTCACCGACAACCACGAGGCGCAGGCCCGGCTCGGCCAGGTGGCCGACGGCTTCCTCCACCACGACCGGCCCATCGTGCGCCCGGCCGACGACGCGGTCTATCGCCCCATCGCCGGCCGGCCGCGGCCGCTGCGCCTGGGGCGCGGCGTCGCCCCGGTGGAGCTCAGGCTGCCGCGCGCCGTGCCGCAGCCGGTGCTGGCCCTGGGCGCCCACAGCAAGAACAGTATCGCCCTGGCCTGGGGCGACCGCGCCGTGCTCTCGCCCCACATCGGCGAACTCGGCTCGGCCAAGAGCCTGGACGTGCTGGCCCTGGTCGCCGCCGATTTGCAAGACCTCTATCAGGTGCGGGCTGAACACCTCCTGCTCGACCACCACCCCGGCTACGGCTACCGGCCCTTCGCCCGCGGCACCGGGCTGCCGACCAGCGCCGTCTGGCACCACGAAGCCCATGCCTCGGCCCTGGCCTGGGAATTCCCCGATGTCGCAAACTGGATCGTCTTCGCCTGGGACGGCGTCGGCTTGGGCGAGGGCGACCAACTCCACGGCGGCGAGGCCTATGTCGGCCGGCCCGGCCATTGGCAACGCGCCGCGAGCTTTAGGCCGTTCAGACTGCCCGGCGGCGACCAAGCCGCGCGCGAGCCCTGGCGCGCCGCCGCGGCCCTCTTGTGGGAAACCGAGCAGCCCGCCCCCTTCGCCCCGGCACTCTTGAAGGCCGCCTGGGACCGCGGCCTCAACAGCCCCGCCAGCACCGCCGTCGGCCGCCTGTTCGACGCCGCCGCCGCCCTCACCGGCCTATGCACGAAAGCCAGCTTCGAGGCCGAGGCGCCCATGCGGCTGGAAGCGGCCGCGGCCGCCTCACTGCCTCCGCTTTATGCCCTTCAGGGTGCACAAGTGGGGGAGGGGCGCTCCCTCCCCATTTATGGGGAGGGCCGGGGTGGGGAATTTGTCGAGCTTTCCCTCACCCGTGATGCACACGGCCTCTGGCGCAGCGACTGGTCGCCGCTGCTGCCTTATCTCACCGACACCAGCCGTCCGGTGAGCGCACGCGCCGCCGGCTTTCACCTGAGCCTCGCCCACGCCCTGCTCGATCAGGCCGAGCGCCTGCGCGCCGAACACGGCATCGGTGACGTCGGCCTCACCGGCGGCGTCTTCCAGAACCGCCTGCTGACCGAACAGGTGGTAGCTTTGCTGACGACGGCAGGCTTTCGCGTGCACCTGCCGGAACAGGTGCCGGTCAACGATGCCGGCATCGCCCTGGGACAAATCATGGAGTGGCTGTATGGATGA
- a CDS encoding cold-shock protein yields MKGHITSYVEEKQYGFIKGENGKDYFFHKHDVVDQNEILDGLNVIFDPTPTPKGLAAKSVQLGLANIPIYLDPDGFVFTSKSNINGHEILFITTYSIEDKDPNIAKLALRERALLYGLNGVVGVHLEKRTAMSGNYRYTVHRFTGGLCLIKKISYTMDQNEARQNALEVQDELQKIRPRIFAIHEQEKFFLLRWLSDFWTYLKITISMKMTALEAAIRSWINR; encoded by the coding sequence ATGAAAGGACACATCACTTCATACGTCGAAGAAAAACAATATGGGTTTATCAAGGGTGAAAATGGAAAAGATTACTTCTTCCACAAACATGACGTCGTCGACCAAAATGAAATTTTGGATGGCCTCAACGTCATCTTTGATCCAACCCCAACTCCCAAAGGATTAGCTGCTAAATCCGTTCAGTTGGGTTTGGCGAATATCCCCATCTACCTTGATCCAGATGGTTTTGTCTTCACCAGCAAATCCAACATTAATGGGCATGAAATTCTTTTCATAACCACCTATTCAATCGAGGATAAGGACCCAAACATTGCCAAACTAGCACTCAGGGAGCGGGCACTTTTATATGGCCTTAATGGCGTTGTTGGAGTCCATCTGGAAAAGAGAACCGCCATGTCAGGGAATTACCGCTACACGGTTCACAGGTTTACAGGAGGGCTTTGCCTAATCAAAAAAATCTCCTACACCATGGATCAGAATGAAGCTCGGCAAAACGCCCTGGAAGTACAAGATGAGTTGCAGAAGATTCGTCCACGGATTTTTGCCATACACGAACAAGAAAAATTTTTTCTCTTGAGATGGCTATCGGATTTTTGGACGTATCTGAAAATCACCATAAGCATGAAAATGACCGCCCTGGAAGCCGCTATCCGTTCATGGATAAATCGCTGA
- the hypE gene encoding hydrogenase expression/formation protein HypE: MDEQRILLAHGNGGRFMRELVAEIFARHLANPLLDTEADAVPLPGVSGQLMLTTDGFTVQPLEFPGGNLGSLAVHGVVNDLAVAGAAPRYLTLSAIIEEGLEVAQLDRLIASFAQAAQACGAAVAAGDTKVVPRGQGGGLYLNVAGIGERQASAALGLKGIRSGDAVLVSGPVGDHGVAVLLAREQFGLSGELQSDSASVLPLAQAIWHLPGLKFMRDPTRGGLATVAHEIAQATGHSINLQQAAVPVRGEVQAVCEMLGYDPYYLACEGRIVAIVEAATAEQILTAWRALPDGQDAALIGRIEAGGGRVLLETELGGRRVLPELEDDPLPRIC; encoded by the coding sequence ATGGATGAACAACGCATCTTATTGGCCCACGGCAACGGCGGCCGCTTCATGCGCGAGCTGGTCGCCGAGATCTTCGCCCGCCACCTGGCCAACCCCCTGCTCGATACCGAGGCCGACGCCGTGCCGTTGCCCGGCGTTTCCGGCCAGCTCATGCTCACCACCGACGGCTTCACCGTGCAGCCCCTGGAGTTCCCCGGCGGCAACCTCGGCAGCCTGGCCGTACACGGCGTGGTCAACGACCTGGCCGTGGCCGGCGCCGCGCCGCGCTACCTCACCCTCTCCGCCATCATCGAGGAAGGCCTGGAAGTCGCCCAGCTCGACCGCCTGATCGCCAGCTTCGCGCAGGCCGCGCAAGCCTGCGGCGCGGCGGTGGCGGCCGGCGACACCAAGGTGGTGCCGCGCGGCCAGGGCGGCGGCCTCTATCTCAACGTCGCCGGCATCGGCGAGCGCCAGGCCAGCGCCGCGCTCGGCCTTAAAGGAATCCGGTCCGGCGACGCCGTGCTGGTCTCCGGCCCGGTCGGCGACCACGGCGTCGCCGTGCTGCTGGCGCGCGAACAGTTCGGCCTCTCGGGCGAACTGCAATCCGATTCCGCCTCGGTGCTGCCCCTGGCCCAGGCCATCTGGCATTTGCCCGGCCTCAAGTTCATGCGCGACCCCACGCGCGGGGGGCTGGCCACCGTCGCCCACGAAATCGCCCAGGCCACCGGCCACAGCATCAACCTGCAACAGGCCGCCGTGCCCGTGCGCGGCGAGGTGCAAGCTGTGTGCGAAATGCTCGGCTACGACCCCTACTACCTCGCCTGCGAAGGCCGCATCGTCGCCATCGTCGAGGCCGCCACGGCGGAACAAATACTGACCGCCTGGCGCGCCCTGCCGGACGGCCAGGACGCCGCCCTCATCGGCCGCATCGAGGCCGGCGGCGGGCGGGTGCTGCTGGAAACGGAACTGGGGGGACGGCGGGTGCTGCCGGAGTTGGAGGATGATCCGTTGCCGAGGATTTGTTGA
- a CDS encoding ParA family protein, with translation MARLAVFNQKGGVGKTTTALNLAAALRRQGRSPVLIDLDPQGHLSHIHSATRPEVGHSLFAFYQDGIPLMQLQRAWEEVGHLIPSHPQMIKVDSIFGKGPAVLNRLRQGLDALEGAAGVRPTLIDCCPYVGVLSLNAIFAADLVLIPVSTDFLSLQAAEEMARTLDLLEPVLKRRVQRRYLLTRYDRRRRMSGEILLRMNERFGEDVCKTVIAENVSIAESPAYNRDVFHHAQASHGAQDYLALCDELMEQGLI, from the coding sequence GTGGCACGCTTGGCGGTGTTCAATCAGAAGGGCGGGGTGGGCAAGACCACCACCGCCTTGAACCTGGCGGCGGCCCTGCGCCGGCAGGGTCGCTCCCCCGTGCTGATCGACCTCGACCCCCAGGGCCACCTGAGCCACATCCACAGCGCCACCCGGCCCGAGGTGGGGCACAGCCTGTTCGCCTTCTACCAGGACGGCATTCCTCTCATGCAATTGCAGCGGGCCTGGGAGGAGGTGGGGCATCTGATTCCCTCGCACCCGCAGATGATCAAGGTCGATTCCATTTTCGGCAAAGGCCCGGCCGTGCTCAACCGCCTGCGCCAGGGCCTGGATGCACTGGAGGGCGCGGCGGGTGTGCGGCCCACCCTGATCGATTGCTGCCCCTATGTCGGTGTCCTTTCGCTCAACGCGATCTTCGCCGCCGACCTGGTGCTGATCCCGGTCTCGACCGATTTTCTTTCGCTGCAGGCGGCCGAGGAAATGGCCCGCACCCTCGACCTCTTGGAGCCGGTGCTCAAGCGCCGGGTGCAGCGGCGTTATCTCTTGACCCGATACGACCGGCGCCGCCGGATGAGCGGGGAGATCTTGTTGCGCATGAACGAGCGCTTCGGCGAGGACGTGTGCAAGACGGTGATCGCGGAAAACGTGTCCATCGCGGAAAGCCCAGCCTACAACCGGGATGTCTTCCACCATGCCCAAGCGAGCCATGGCGCCCAGGATTACCTGGCGCTGTGCGACGAGTTGATGGAGCAGGGTTTGATCTAG
- the tcdA gene encoding tRNA cyclic N6-threonylcarbamoyladenosine(37) synthase TcdA — MSNLFEAEHAIDFERRFGGVRRLYGPAAFERFQQAHVCVIGIGGVGSWVAEALARTAIGELTLIDPDHVAESNINRQVHALTPELGKAKVEAMRERIAAINPRCKVNLVEKFLAEGNLETLLHERYDYVVDAIDSARAKVALIVHCKRRKIKLVCVGGAGGQVDPSRIRLDDLSRTSQDPLLSKVRSKLRKEHGFPREPKKKFGVDCVYSTENLIYPSAEGGVCYEKPEDAHVHGLNCSGFGSSACVTSVFGMLAAAKVLNALAAKAGKTGSGE, encoded by the coding sequence GTGAGCAACCTGTTCGAGGCTGAACACGCCATCGACTTCGAGCGCCGCTTCGGCGGCGTCCGCAGGCTTTACGGCCCGGCCGCCTTCGAACGCTTCCAGCAGGCCCACGTCTGCGTCATCGGCATCGGCGGCGTCGGCTCCTGGGTGGCCGAGGCCTTGGCCCGCACGGCCATCGGCGAACTGACCCTGATCGACCCCGACCACGTCGCCGAATCCAACATCAACCGCCAGGTCCATGCCTTGACGCCGGAGCTAGGCAAGGCCAAGGTTGAGGCCATGCGCGAGCGCATCGCCGCCATCAACCCGCGCTGCAAAGTGAATCTGGTCGAGAAATTCCTGGCCGAGGGCAACCTCGAAACCCTGCTGCACGAACGCTATGACTACGTGGTCGACGCCATCGACAGCGCCCGGGCCAAGGTCGCCCTCATCGTCCACTGCAAGCGGCGCAAGATCAAGCTGGTCTGTGTCGGCGGCGCCGGCGGCCAGGTCGACCCGTCCCGCATCCGGCTCGACGACCTCTCGCGCACCAGCCAGGACCCGCTGCTCTCCAAGGTGCGCAGCAAGCTGCGCAAGGAACACGGCTTTCCCCGCGAGCCGAAGAAAAAGTTCGGCGTCGATTGCGTCTATTCCACCGAGAACCTGATCTACCCCAGCGCCGAGGGCGGCGTCTGCTACGAAAAACCGGAGGACGCCCACGTCCACGGCCTCAACTGCTCGGGCTTCGGCTCCTCGGCTTGCGTGACCTCGGTCTTCGGCATGCTCGCCGCGGCCAAGGTGCTGAATGCGCTGGCGGCGAAGGCGGGCAAGACGGGGAGTGGGGAGTAG